TGCGGGCGGGGCAATGAGCGCCTCCAGTCGCTGCAGATAGACCCGCTGCAGCGCGCGCCGATGCGCATCGGCCCGCGCCCCGGGGAATAGCGCCCGCCGCAGGTCGGTCATGTACTCCGCCAGCGGATAGGCGTTGCCAGCGTCGTACCGCTCGGCTTCCGCGAGCCGGCCGAGCCGAGCGGGGGAGAGGAGACTGCTGACGACGCCGGCGGCGCGTGTGCCGACCACGTTCGACGGGCCGATGCGGGTGATGATGCTGGTGGGGGCCAACCACTCCGGGGCGTCGAAGATCTGATTGCCGATGAACGTGAGGGCCGCCTTCTGCCGTGCGCTTGGTACCACGCGAAACACCGCGCCGGGTTGCTCCGCGACCTTGAGGTCCACCTCCACGCCGCCGACCACGGTGGCCACGTGGTTGATGTTGCCGAACCAGCGCCCCACGGTTTCCTCGTACAGCTCGCGGAGTTCGGTGAAATCGGCGCCCGGGGTCGCTGTCCACGCCGCCAGGTTGGGCAGGACGCGCTTGTAGTTCGCCGTGGAATAGGTGGTGGCCTTGAGCGGATCGTCGCCAAGGTCCTCCGTCTGGTTGCGCGGATCACCGGCGGCGAGCTGCTGCGACGCGAAGCGATAGGGGAACGGGCCGCTCTGCTGCGTCAGCCACCGATTGAGTATGACGCGTTCTGCCTCGGCGGTAGGGGCGTTCGTCACCCGATAGCCCCAGTTGATGGCGAAATCGTCGAACGGACCAACGCGTCGGATGAAGTCCTTGGGCTGGAGCCCGTCACCCGGCTGCGCCACGTAATTCTGGCGCGCGTAGTCCATGATGGTGGCACTCACGCCGTACACGCGCGTGAAGCTCGGGCTGCGCAGCGAGTCCACCGGGAAGGAGGCCGACGCAATCATGTTGTGCTGCAGCCCCAGCGCGTGGCCGATCTCGTGGGTGATGACCTGACGCATCGTCTCGCCCATGAGCTCCTCGGGAATGTCGAGCGAGCGGGCCGCCGGGTTGGCGGCTCCGGTCTCCATAATGAGCCAGTTGCGGTAGGAGCGCATGTGGTTGTGGTACCACGTGATCTCGCTGTTGATGATCTCACCAGAGCGCGGGTCGTGGGTGTGCGGCCCGGTGGCGTTGCGCACGAGACTCGCGGCCCAGCGCACGATGCTGTAGCGCGCGTCATCCATGTCGAAATCGGGATCGTCGGCCTTGGACGGCGCATCCCGCGCGATGATGGCGTTCTTGAAGCCCGCCTTCTCGAACACCTGCTGCCAGTTCTCCACCCCTTCCTTCACATAGCGCCTCCAGCGCATGGGCGTTGCCGGATCGAGGTAGTAGATGATGGGCTTGACCGGCTCTACCAGTTCGCCGCGGGCGTAGGCCGCGGGATCCTTGGGTTCGAGGCGCCAGCGGGTAATGAACTCCTCCCGCTCCGCCTTCTGCACATCGAGC
This genomic interval from Gemmatimonas sp. contains the following:
- a CDS encoding zinc-dependent metalloprotease; protein product: MPISRTFSFAPISGAALALCTVASAVMAQGAPPGAAAQPPATGGTAPESAAGARRGPRPYAQVITARARTDRGSITVHRVDDRWFFEVPDSLAGRDFLMVSRVSGVPAGAGGFLSAGSSLVERLVRWERANDRVLLKSISTGAVADDSLPIARSVAQNNYPAIIGAFPIAAYGKDSTSYVVDVTEFFGNDTPATSGLDAAQRRAYGVRRFDPARSYIAGMRGFPINIEVRQVQTFDAATPPSDADGATVTMETRQSLVLLPKVPMRPRFADERVGYFSVARVNYGLDVQKAEREEFITRWRLEPKDPAAYARGELVEPVKPIIYYLDPATPMRWRRYVKEGVENWQQVFEKAGFKNAIIARDAPSKADDPDFDMDDARYSIVRWAASLVRNATGPHTHDPRSGEIINSEITWYHNHMRSYRNWLIMETGAANPAARSLDIPEELMGETMRQVITHEIGHALGLQHNMIASASFPVDSLRSPSFTRVYGVSATIMDYARQNYVAQPGDGLQPKDFIRRVGPFDDFAINWGYRVTNAPTAEAERVILNRWLTQQSGPFPYRFASQQLAAGDPRNQTEDLGDDPLKATTYSTANYKRVLPNLAAWTATPGADFTELRELYEETVGRWFGNINHVATVVGGVEVDLKVAEQPGAVFRVVPSARQKAALTFIGNQIFDAPEWLAPTSIITRIGPSNVVGTRAAGVVSSLLSPARLGRLAEAERYDAGNAYPLAEYMTDLRRALFPGARADAHRRALQRVYLQRLEALIAPPAAAPASGPGGGGFGGGQAARYTPFVSAPSVPQSDLPALARAQLRSVQSDARRFASAATSPTLQAHWADVAARAAAILDSDK